AGCTTCTGTTGTATGCGCTTGATAGACTTCTCGGGTTCGAGCGGGTTAAACGAGGGATACACTGCTTTGGCTTCGTTCTCGTTCAGTAGCATAGTATGAGCACCCGCATACAAGTGGTGATTGCTTTTGCGGTGCGCTATTTGAGCGTCAATATAGAGCGGTTTTTGAAATTTTTTACTCAAGTCAAGGAGTTTTTTAATCAATTTTCGGGTAAGCAGCCCGTGTTGCGGGTCCATAATCACCACGACATCTACTTTATCGACAAGAGACTCTACCTGTGCAATAATTTTGTTCTCAAGTTTTCCGTCAATAGTGTGGTTATCGGCGCTATTTAAATGCAGTAGCCGCTTGCCGTCAACAAACAATCTCTTTTTTACGGTTGTACGACGACTCTTGTCAGTGAAGAAAAACTTATGCAATCTCTTGTGGCGCAGGGAATTATAGAGTTTTGCATCACCGTCTGCGCCCACAATAGAAACAAAATAGAGAATTCCTCCCAATTCAAGAATGTTATTTGCAACCAAACCGTTACCTCCAAACGCGACGGAGGTATGAACCTCTTCAATCCGGGGAACAGAAACACCGAGAGCTTGGCCGGCTGATTTGCCCTGAATATACACATCCAAAATCACATCGCCGACGAGTAGAACCTTTTTTTGAGCAAATGATTGTATAATGTTTACGTTCACGGCCAGGAAACTATCTGGGTGATATTACCATAGGAATTAGCGTGTTGCAAGGGCACGTCGATTCCTTTTCGAACATGCAGTTCTTACTTCGTGAATTCGAAAATACCCGCGGCACGCCAGCGATAGATCAGATACCTGTCTAGCAACCAACTCGTGCGTGAGACGAAGATGCCGATGTATTTCTTTGGTCCATGCCATTTTTGAACACCGCTCCGAAAGTCTTCCTTATAAAACTCGTCGACGGAGAAGCGGCGGCTAGCGAAGGACGCGCCGAACGAAAAATATTCCCCGAGTGTATAGATGTTCTCATTTTCACCGCGTGCCCGTTCTTTTCTACAGAAAAAAAGTTTCGTAAACTGCTTATATAGCGGAATATTTAGAACGACGGGATCGTTGATAAAAAGAACAATCCCGCCTCGTTTTAACGATCGATGTATTTCTCGGAATGCCTGGTGCGGATCATCAAAGTGGTGTACGGCAGCACGTATGTATATTTGGTCAAAAAATTCATTCGGGAAAGGTATTTTTTCAGCCGGAAAAGAGTGCGTATGCATTCCCGCGAGACTCGTATCAAAAAATTTGGCGGCTTTCACAATATTTCTGGTCAATAAGGGTTGAGAAAGCTCGCTCACATAATATTCGTGTTGCGGATACTTTTTTTTGCAAAATATGCTGAAATCCCCGGCCCCCGCGCCAATCTCAAGGATTCGTTCTAGGGAACACGCTAGATGTGCGTCAATCAATCTTTCATAGCGGGTGCGCTTGGAACTTCCTCGGGTATAGGTATTGCGAAAAAAAGTTTCGATATCGGCTTCTCCGCCATCGTGCCCAAAGACCGTCTGGGACATCCGAAAGCGCAGCTCCTTTTCAATAGCATTGTTCATGAATAGTATCTAGTGGTCGCTAAGGATGCTATCGTACGTCTGCAACGTTTCTTCCGCTGTTTTTTTCCAGCTAAATCGACCGGCATCTTGGCTGATGTTATTCTTAAGGTTTTGATACAGTGTCTGATCCAACAGCACGCGTTCAAGTGTCGCACTGATTTGACTCACGTTATGCGGGTCTACGAGTAGGCAAGAAGTTCCTGCAACCTCTGGCAAAGATGACGT
Above is a window of Candidatus Paceibacterota bacterium DNA encoding:
- a CDS encoding PfkB family carbohydrate kinase, with protein sequence MNVNIIQSFAQKKVLLVGDVILDVYIQGKSAGQALGVSVPRIEEVHTSVAFGGNGLVANNILELGGILYFVSIVGADGDAKLYNSLRHKRLHKFFFTDKSRRTTVKKRLFVDGKRLLHLNSADNHTIDGKLENKIIAQVESLVDKVDVVVIMDPQHGLLTRKLIKKLLDLSKKFQKPLYIDAQIAHRKSNHHLYAGAHTMLLNENEAKAVYPSFNPLEPEKSIKRIQQKLHLQNVIVKLGENGSIALISDTFIKTAPRRVDAVDPVGAGDAFLAAVCLGDRNNPKDTLEVANIWAALSTTIPGTTPPKKKALLTIV
- a CDS encoding methyltransferase domain-containing protein — protein: MNNAIEKELRFRMSQTVFGHDGGEADIETFFRNTYTRGSSKRTRYERLIDAHLACSLERILEIGAGAGDFSIFCKKKYPQHEYYVSELSQPLLTRNIVKAAKFFDTSLAGMHTHSFPAEKIPFPNEFFDQIYIRAAVHHFDDPHQAFREIHRSLKRGGIVLFINDPVVLNIPLYKQFTKLFFCRKERARGENENIYTLGEYFSFGASFASRRFSVDEFYKEDFRSGVQKWHGPKKYIGIFVSRTSWLLDRYLIYRWRAAGIFEFTK